The Cololabis saira isolate AMF1-May2022 chromosome 20, fColSai1.1, whole genome shotgun sequence genome includes a window with the following:
- the LOC133420729 gene encoding uncharacterized protein LOC133420729, with amino-acid sequence MRRPRYAASLDVRPDQQQFFSGQSVSLQCVEDEQTAFGWTVRRNRVGQMEECGVTENFGVLKESSCVLDLLSSYSGFYWCQTRSGRRSDRVNITVTLREDSAIVLDIPALPLKTGSDVTLRCIHRDGLACTAYFYKNGELVSKKKIPEVILHDVQQSDEGLYWCASDKFGSSPRSFLRVTGSPLHHNITVSSPPPDSSFAPPNSTSPPPSSMSVLHLLRHLLVICPYCICSMLLVSMCFRRNPGNKFRVSMETSQPVGDYVGISTDVTTEHDF; translated from the exons ATGAGGAGACCACGCTACGCCG CCTCTTTGGATGTCCGTCCAGACCAGCAGCAGTTCTTCAGTGGACAGTCAGTGTCTCTGCAATGTGTTGAGGATGAACAGACAGCGTTTGGATGGACGGTTAGGAGGAACAGAGTAGGCCAGATGGAGGAGTGTGGAGTCACTGAAAACTTCGGGGTCTTGAAAGAGTCCTCTTGTGTTCTTGATCTCTTGTCTTCGTACTCTGGATTTTACTGGTGTCAAACCAGATCTGGAAGGAGGAGCGACCGGGTCAACATCACTGTGACTCTAAGAGAAG ACAGCGCCATTGTTCTGGACATCCCTGCACTTCCTTTGAagacaggaagtgatgtcactCTGCGTTGCATACACAGAGATGGTCTCGCCTGCACAGCTTATTTCTACAAAAACGGTGAACTTGTCAGTAAGAAGAAAATTCCAGAAGTCATCCTACATGACGTCCAGCAGTCCGACGAGGGTCTCTATTGGTGCGCTTCCGATAAGTTTGGATCATCTCCTCGTAGCTTTCTGAGGGTCACAG GATCTCCTCTTCATCACAACATCACAGTATCCAGTCCTCCTCCAGACTCTTCTTTTGCTCCCCCAAACTCTACTTCTCCTCccccttcctccatgtctgTGCTGCATCTCCTCCGCCACCTGCTGGTCATCTGTCCGTACTGCATCTGCAGCATGCTGCTGGTGTCCATGTGCTTCAGGAGGAACCCGG GGAACAAGTTTAGAGTCTCCATGGAAACCAGCCAGCCTGTTGGAGATTATGTTGGCATTTCTACCGATGTCACCACCGAGCATGACTTCTGA